GTTCATGCCTGTATGGCGCAACTGTTCCTCGGTCTTATCGTTGCGATGGCCCTGTTTACGTCCAACGCCTGGCTGGAAAAACACACAAAGATTTCTGACGCTGGAAACCCGTCCGCCCCATGGCGGATATCGCTCGTAACCCTCGCCCTCCTGTATGTCCAGATTATCCTCGGCGCGCTGCTCCGTCATCCGGGCACAGGCATCGATCCGGTCCTTGTAGTCCTCCATATTTGCGGCGCCATTTTCGTGACCGTCGCGATCGCTTATCTGTTCAGATGCGTTTCCAAAAACTTTCGGGCCACGCGCGTGCTGTATCCCGCCGTGCGCTTCTTCGTAATTCTCGTGGGGGCGCAAATCCTCCTGGGCGTGACAGCCTATGTGGTCACGCTGGACGACGCCGGCATGCTCGAACCGAGTAACCTTCAGGTGGTGGTGAACACCTCTCATATGGTCATCGGGGCCCTCCTGATGGCCGCTTCCGTGCTGGCTGTCCTCGGTGCATACCGGCTAACAGGCCCTAAAGAGTTCACCTGAAACCCACACTCCCTAACGCGAAATCCGTTATATTTTAAGGATACCTATCCACTCGTCCCGACACGTACGCTCGTGCCGCAACGCCCTTCCGAAGAAATCCCTCGCAATGCGCTTGCGCCTGGCGCAAAAACCGGCGCGGCCCATGCGATGCACCCGGGCCGTTCCCGGTCGAGTACCCTTGGCTCCTATATCGAGCTGGCGAAACCTGAAATCACGCTGCTCGTCGCGCTGTCATCCGTCGGAGGGTTTTTCCTTGCGCCTGCAGAATTTATCGACTTCGGACGCCTTGCCCTTTTTCTTATCGGCGTCACGCTCACGAGTGCAGGCGCAGGCGCGCTGAATCACTGGATAGAAAGAGATTATGACGGCGCCATGCGCCGGACGATGAATCGTCCCCTCCCCTCGGGGCGAATCTCCCCATCGGCAGCACTGTATTTCGGGGCCATTCTGGCTGCGGCAGGGATCGGGCTGTTGTGCCCGCTCGTCAATCCGCTTACCGGCGTGCTGGCACTGGCAACGGTTTTGCTCTATCTGTTCGCATACACTCCTCTCAAGCGCCGTTCCCAATGGAACACCCTGGTGGGTACGCTTCCGGGCGCTTTGCCTGCGCTGGGCGGATGGACGGCGGCTACCGGATCGATCGGCTGGGGCGGCATCGCCGCGTTCTCCATCCTCGCTGCATGGCAAATGCCGCATTTTCTTGCGCTCGCCTGGATGTATCGCAAGGATTATGAACGGGGCGGATATGCCATGCTTCCTGTGGCGGATCCGTCGGGCCGTTCGACCACGCGGCAAACCCTTTTCTTCACCATCCTTCTTTTCGCGCTGAGCCTCTGGCCTGTTGCCCTGTCTCTCACCGGATGGGGCTATGCCATCGGCGCCGTTGTACTGGGCGCATGGTTTCTGCATGCTGCGCTCGCCTTCCACCGCAGCAGGGAAATCCAGGATGCCCGGCGTGTTCTGAACATATCCATACGGTACATCCCGGCACTCATTCTCGTCCTTCTTATTGATCGCATCCTGTTCGGCAATCTCTTTTAAGAATCGGCCGTCGGTACGTATCTGACCGGTTCCCGCCTCTGCAAGCATTTCCATGCCGGTTCATCCCGTCCATATCGACGATCTCACCCACCGCTACGGATCGCTTACCGCACTGGATAACATCTCCCTGACCGTACCGCAGGGAAGTTTCTATGGCCTCCTCGGCCCGAACGGCAGCGGAAAAACCACCCTGTTTCGCATCCTTGCAACACTTCTGAATCCATCGGAAGGTTCGGTGCGCATCTTCGGGGCCGACCCCGGAACACATCCTGCCCGCGTTCGGCAACATACCGGCATCGTTTTTCAGGGTGTGGCCCTTGATGACGAATTGACCGTACTGGAAAATCTGCGGACCCATGCGTCTCTGTATCGCCTGCAGCGCAGCGCATTTCAGGAGCGCCTCGCCAGACTACTGCCGCTTTTCGGGTTGGAGGAACGGCTCCACGAACGCACGGAACGCCTTTCCGGCGGCCTGAAACGCCGCGTCGACCTGGTACGGGGTCTCCTGCACGCACCGCCGCTCCTGTTGCTCGACGAACCGGCTACCGGACTGGATCCGGCAGCCCGGCAGGCGCTGCGGGAAGCTATCGACCGTCTCCGACGCCAGGAGGGAACCACCATTGTACTGGCCACGCATCTCATGGAGGAGGCCGACCGTTGCGACTACCTCGCAATTCTGGACCGGGGACGGGTAGTGGCTCAAGGCACTCCGGCCTCGCTTAAACAGGCCGTCGGGGAAGAAACGCTGTGGATCGAATGCGACGACCCGCAAGACCTTGCCGAATGCATAGTCAGGCAATTCGGTGTTTCGGCGCAGGTGATCGGTGTGCGCGTACAGCTCTCCGGGCCCAATGCCCATGATCTGCTGTCCCCCGTCTACGAAACCGCCGGCGCTGCCATCCGGTCAGTCACCATCCGGCGCCCCACGCTCGAAGATGTCTTCATGGTGCATACGGGGCACAGCCTTCACGAAAACGGGCTGCCGGCCGGAGAAACAGTGTCATGAAAATGCATGCCGTGCCTGCGCTCTGGCGCCGGGAAGTGGTCAAGTTCGTACGGGACGGGAACCGGGTCGCCGGGGCCATGCTGCAACCCGTCGTCGTCTGGTTGCTCCTCGGGTTCGGTTTCCGGGGCTCCTTCAGACCGCCGACTCCTTCCGGCATGGATATACCCTACCTGGAATTCCTGTTTCCGGGCATGATCGCGCTCGTGGCGCTCTTCACATCCATCTTCTCGACGATCTCCATTGTAGAAGAACGCCACAGCGGCTTCCTGCAGGCCGCACTGGCAGCGCCGGTGCGCAGATTGTCTCTCGTGCTGGGCGCTGCACTGGGAAGCACCACGCTCGCCGTGGGACAAGGTCTGTTGTTTTTTGCCGTGCTTCCCCTGACGGGCCATGTACCGACCCTCCTCGGTTTTGTCCTTATGGTGGGTATCATGGCGCTTGTCGCGTTCGGTTTCGCCGCAGTGGGCATCGTCGTTGCCTGGCAGAGCCGCACCACACGGGGCTTCCATGCCGTGATGAACCTCTGCATGATTCCTCTGTGGGTATTATCGGGCGCGTTCTTTCCCGCCGAAGGCGCCCCGGCCACCTTGCAATGGGCCATCCGGCTAAATCCGCTTTCACATGGAATCGCCGCACTGCGCACCGCAATGTACTGGCCGCAGGACCCGCCTATCGATGCTTCTTCGTTCGCCCTTTCCCTTGCCGTAACCGGTCTTTTTGCGGCGATCATGCTGATCCTTGCCGCTCGCACCAGCAGGAAATCCGTCAGGGAGTTCCGGTAAAAAATGGGATTCGGCCTGCAACATCACCGCTGAGAATTCCGTAGCCGCACTTCCCCGAGCAACCGGAATCACCCTTCCGACTTCGCCGAAGCGCTTCCTGAA
The sequence above is drawn from the Bacteroidetes bacterium SB0662_bin_6 genome and encodes:
- a CDS encoding cytochrome oxidase assembly protein, with the translated sequence MMNLPHMPVDPPRAEMRWRHRFTVLTGLSTILLMAWGAFVTSINAGLAVPDWPSSFNSYDPFNPWPEWWKLTPVLAEHGHRLLGMLTGVLTVILAVWTWIAEPRRWLKNLAIIAVVLVSLQGVLGGLRVVWLSLDLAVVHACMAQLFLGLIVAMALFTSNAWLEKHTKISDAGNPSAPWRISLVTLALLYVQIILGALLRHPGTGIDPVLVVLHICGAIFVTVAIAYLFRCVSKNFRATRVLYPAVRFFVILVGAQILLGVTAYVVTLDDAGMLEPSNLQVVVNTSHMVIGALLMAASVLAVLGAYRLTGPKEFT
- the cyoE gene encoding protoheme IX farnesyltransferase produces the protein MHPGRSRSSTLGSYIELAKPEITLLVALSSVGGFFLAPAEFIDFGRLALFLIGVTLTSAGAGALNHWIERDYDGAMRRTMNRPLPSGRISPSAALYFGAILAAAGIGLLCPLVNPLTGVLALATVLLYLFAYTPLKRRSQWNTLVGTLPGALPALGGWTAATGSIGWGGIAAFSILAAWQMPHFLALAWMYRKDYERGGYAMLPVADPSGRSTTRQTLFFTILLFALSLWPVALSLTGWGYAIGAVVLGAWFLHAALAFHRSREIQDARRVLNISIRYIPALILVLLIDRILFGNLF
- a CDS encoding ABC transporter ATP-binding protein, which encodes MPVHPVHIDDLTHRYGSLTALDNISLTVPQGSFYGLLGPNGSGKTTLFRILATLLNPSEGSVRIFGADPGTHPARVRQHTGIVFQGVALDDELTVLENLRTHASLYRLQRSAFQERLARLLPLFGLEERLHERTERLSGGLKRRVDLVRGLLHAPPLLLLDEPATGLDPAARQALREAIDRLRRQEGTTIVLATHLMEEADRCDYLAILDRGRVVAQGTPASLKQAVGEETLWIECDDPQDLAECIVRQFGVSAQVIGVRVQLSGPNAHDLLSPVYETAGAAIRSVTIRRPTLEDVFMVHTGHSLHENGLPAGETVS
- a CDS encoding ABC transporter permease subunit; translated protein: MKMHAVPALWRREVVKFVRDGNRVAGAMLQPVVVWLLLGFGFRGSFRPPTPSGMDIPYLEFLFPGMIALVALFTSIFSTISIVEERHSGFLQAALAAPVRRLSLVLGAALGSTTLAVGQGLLFFAVLPLTGHVPTLLGFVLMVGIMALVAFGFAAVGIVVAWQSRTTRGFHAVMNLCMIPLWVLSGAFFPAEGAPATLQWAIRLNPLSHGIAALRTAMYWPQDPPIDASSFALSLAVTGLFAAIMLILAARTSRKSVREFR